A DNA window from Takifugu flavidus isolate HTHZ2018 chromosome 15, ASM371156v2, whole genome shotgun sequence contains the following coding sequences:
- the lig1 gene encoding DNA ligase 1 isoform X1 — translation MQRSIASFFQPRNKDKKATEEPTKKATKSPLKVQNRVPEADSPIKKVAKRGRHVLDSDDDDVPAVKEEVTKQADKEVKREKKDGALKADSTPLSPATPASSASPGTPRTPNSLSPSGIVKRKTARKTFPKRKLDGSRSGSESPKEEEEEAKEQEEVQRHKRPRVESGLGGGETPSVPMEEGEQEEQVETAKIQATSPDQEEKEQAESKISDETDLEAEAAKKNERTRKKHDEKRPASAKERDTKEEVLKGGMDKEPSKKAPVSSFFAPRKAAVKMEKAETHEGEKKTSAELKPSADEDKDAKRGTVSGRPDYNPARPNYHPVDHASWTRDQKVPYLAVARTFEKIEEDSGRLRNIETLSNLFRSVLLLSPDDLLSCVYLCLNQLGPAYQGMELGVGETVLMKAVAQATGRQLDKIKAEAQERGDLGLVAESSRSNQRMMFQPASLTVGGVFRKLKEIASMTGNSAMNKKIDIIKGLFVACRFSEARYIVRSLAGKLRIGLAEQSVLAALSQAVCLTPPGQGFPPAVLDAGKGMSPESRRSWMEEKSLILKQTYCEMPNYDVLIPVLLKEGIDQLPNHCKLTPGVPLRPMLAHPTKGVGEVMKKFDEAVFTCEYKYDGERAQIHILETGEVRIFSRNQEDNTSKYPDIVSRVAKVKKDFVVSCVLDSEAVAWDHEKQQIQPFQVLTTRKRKDVDASEIRVQVCVYAFDLLYLNGESLVRQPLCHRRALLKENFVEVEGEFMFARSIDSDNTDTIAEFLEQSVRDSCEGLMVKTLEKDATYEIAKRSHNWLKLKKDYLEGVGDTVDLCVIGAYLGKGKRTGTYGGFLLACYDEDNEEFQSVCKIGTGFKDEDLEQHHSFLKEHILPKPRAYYRVDQSG, via the exons ATGCAGCGGAGCATCGC TTCCTTCTTTCAGCCCAGGAACAAGGACAAGAAAGCTACAGAGGAACCTACCAAAAA AGCCACCAAAAGCCCCCTGAAAGTCCAGAATCGTGTTCCTGAAGCTGATTCACCCATCAAGAAAGTTGCGAAGCGCGGTCGGCACGTCCTCGATAGCGATGACGACGACGTCCCGGCTGTGAAAGAGGAAGTCACGAAACAGGCAGACAAAGAGGTTAAAAGAGAAAAG AAGGATGGGGCTTTAAAGGCAGATtccacccccctctctccagCTACCCCGGCCTCTTCAGCTTCACCTGGGACCCCCCGCACACCTAACTCACTCTCCCCTTCTGGGATCGTCAAACGCAAAACTG CGAGGAAGACGTTCCCAAAGAGGAAGCTTGATGGCAGCAGGAGTGGCAGTGAGAGtccgaaggaggaggaggaggaggccaaggagcaggaggaggtgcagcgGCACAAACGACCCCGCGTGGAGAGCGGCCTTGGTGGTGGAG AAACCCCCAGCGTACCCATGGAGGAGGGAGAACAGGAAGAACAAGTGGAAACGGCAAAGATTCAGGCTACCAGCCCAGatcaggaggagaaggagcaggcgGAGAGCAAGATCTCCGATGAGACCGACCTAGAAGCTGAGGcagcaaagaaaaatgaaaggacTCGGAAGAAGCATGATGAGAAAAGACCTGCTTCTGCAAAGGAGAGAGACACCAAGGAAGAAGTCTTGAAAGGAGGAATGGATAAAGAGCCATCAAAGAAAGCTCCTGTCAGCAGCTTCTTTG CTCccagaaaagctgctgtgaaaATGGAGAAAGCAGAAACGCatgaaggagagaaaaagacgAGTGCAGAGCTGAAACCTTCAGCGGATGAAGACAAAGATGCTAAACG TGGGACGGTCTCAGGACGCCCAGACTACAACCCAGCCAGGCCCAACTACCATCCTGTGGACCACGCCAGCTGGACACGGGACCAGAA GGTGCCGTACCTGGCTGTGGCCCGCACCTTTGAGAAGATCGAGGAGGACTCCGGCAG GTTGCGCAACATCGAGACTCTGTCGAACCTGTTTCgctcagtgctgctgctctctccaG ATGACCTGCTGAGTTGCGTGTACCTGTGTTTGAATCAGCTCGGTCCAGCATACCAGGGGATGGAGCTGGGCGTTGGAGAGACGGTGCTGATGAAAGCTGTTGCTCAAGCAACAG GGCGACAGTTGGACAAAATCAAGGCAGAAGCTCAGGAGAGAGGAGATCTGGGCCTCGTGGCTGAGAGTTCCCGTAGCAACCAAAGAATGATGTTCCAGCCGGCCAGTCTGACAGTCGGGGGCGTGTTTAGGAAATTAAAGGAAATTGCCAGCATGACTGGAAACTCG GCAATGAATAAGAAAATCGACATCATCAAAGGGCTCTTTGTGGCGTGCCGCTTCTCTGAGGCTCGCTACATCGTCAG GTCACTGGCTGGCAAGCTCCGGATCGGCCTGGCAGAACAGAGCGTCCTGGCGGCTCTGAGCCAGGCTGTGTGCCTCACCCCCCCTGGACAAG gttttcctccagctgtgctgGATGCAGGGAAGGGAATGAGCCCTGAGAGCCGGCGCTCCTGGATGGAAGAGAAGAGCCTGATCCTCAAACAGACTTACTG TGAGATGCCCAACTATGATGTCCTCATCCCAGTTCTCCTGAAAGAGGGCATCGACCAGCTGCCCAACCACTGCAAGCTAACTCCAG GTGTTCCGCTCAGACCCATGTTGGCTCACCCCACCAAAGGAGTTGGAGAGGTGATGAAGAAGTTTGATGAGGCAGTCTTCACCTGCGAGTACAAATATGATGGAGAgcgtgcacag ATTCACATTTTGGAAACCGGCGAGGTTCGAATTTTCAGCCGGAACCAGGAAGACAACACCAGCAAATATCCTGATATCGTCTCTCGCGTGGCCAAG GTGAAGAAGGACTTTGTGGTGTCTTGTGTCCTGGATTCAGAGGCAGTGGCCTGGGATCATGAGAAGCAGCAAATCCAGCCCTTCCAGGTTCTCACGACCCGTAAGAGAAAG GACGTGGACGCCTCAGAGATCAgagttcaagtgtgtgtgtatgcgtttGACCTGCTCTACCTCAACGGGGAG tctcTTGTGCGACAGCCACTTTGCCACCGTCGGGCTCTGCTGAAGGAAAACTTTGTCGAGGTGGAAGGAGAATTCATGTTTGCCCGATCCATCGACTCTGACAACACCGACACCATTGCTGAGTTTCTGGAGCAGTCTGtccgag actccTGTGAGGGCCTGATGGTGAAGACTCTTGAGAAGGATGCCACCTATGAAATTGCGAAGCGTTCTCACAACTGGCtgaag CTAAAAAAAGACTACCTGGAGGGTGTGGGCGACACGGTGGACTTGTGTGTGATTGGTGCCTACTTGGGCAAAGGAAAGAGGACCGGGACCTATGGGGGCTTCCTCCTGGCCTGTTATGATGAGGACAATGAGGAGTTCCAGTCTGTCTGCAAG ATCGGGACGGGCTTCAAGGATGAAGACCTGGAGCAGCACCACAGCTTCTTGAAG gaacaCATCCTGCCAAAGCCGCGGGCCTACTACCGGGTGGACCAGTCCGGCTGA
- the lig1 gene encoding DNA ligase 1 isoform X2 translates to MQRSIASFFQPRNKDKKATEEPTKKATKSPLKVQNRVPEADSPIKKVAKRGRHVLDSDDDDVPAVKEEVTKQADKEVKREKKDGALKADSTPLSPATPASSASPGTPRTPNSLSPSGIVKRKTARKTFPKRKLDGSRSGSESPKEEEEEAKEQEEVQRHKRPRVESGLGGGETPSVPMEEGEQEEQVETAKIQATSPDQEEKEQAESKISDETDLEAEAAKKNERTRKKHDEKRPASAKERDTKEEVLKGGMDKEPSKKAPVSSFFAPRKAAVKMEKAETHEGEKKTSAELKPSADEDKDAKRGTVSGRPDYNPARPNYHPVDHASWTRDQKVPYLAVARTFEKIEEDSGRLRNIETLSNLFRSVLLLSPDDLLSCVYLCLNQLGPAYQGMELGVGETVLMKAVAQATGRQLDKIKAEAQERGDLGLVAESSRSNQRMMFQPASLTVGGVFRKLKEIASMTGNSAMNKKIDIIKGLFVACRFSEARYIVRSLAGKLRIGLAEQSVLAALSQAVCLTPPGQGFPPAVLDAGKGMSPESRRSWMEEKSLILKQTYCEMPNYDVLIPVLLKEGIDQLPNHCKLTPGVPLRPMLAHPTKGVGEVMKKFDEAVFTCEYKYDGERAQIHILETGEVRIFSRNQEDNTSKYPDIVSRVAKVKKDFVVSCVLDSEAVAWDHEKQQIQPFQVLTTRKRKDVDASEIRVQVCVYAFDLLYLNGETPVRA, encoded by the exons ATGCAGCGGAGCATCGC TTCCTTCTTTCAGCCCAGGAACAAGGACAAGAAAGCTACAGAGGAACCTACCAAAAA AGCCACCAAAAGCCCCCTGAAAGTCCAGAATCGTGTTCCTGAAGCTGATTCACCCATCAAGAAAGTTGCGAAGCGCGGTCGGCACGTCCTCGATAGCGATGACGACGACGTCCCGGCTGTGAAAGAGGAAGTCACGAAACAGGCAGACAAAGAGGTTAAAAGAGAAAAG AAGGATGGGGCTTTAAAGGCAGATtccacccccctctctccagCTACCCCGGCCTCTTCAGCTTCACCTGGGACCCCCCGCACACCTAACTCACTCTCCCCTTCTGGGATCGTCAAACGCAAAACTG CGAGGAAGACGTTCCCAAAGAGGAAGCTTGATGGCAGCAGGAGTGGCAGTGAGAGtccgaaggaggaggaggaggaggccaaggagcaggaggaggtgcagcgGCACAAACGACCCCGCGTGGAGAGCGGCCTTGGTGGTGGAG AAACCCCCAGCGTACCCATGGAGGAGGGAGAACAGGAAGAACAAGTGGAAACGGCAAAGATTCAGGCTACCAGCCCAGatcaggaggagaaggagcaggcgGAGAGCAAGATCTCCGATGAGACCGACCTAGAAGCTGAGGcagcaaagaaaaatgaaaggacTCGGAAGAAGCATGATGAGAAAAGACCTGCTTCTGCAAAGGAGAGAGACACCAAGGAAGAAGTCTTGAAAGGAGGAATGGATAAAGAGCCATCAAAGAAAGCTCCTGTCAGCAGCTTCTTTG CTCccagaaaagctgctgtgaaaATGGAGAAAGCAGAAACGCatgaaggagagaaaaagacgAGTGCAGAGCTGAAACCTTCAGCGGATGAAGACAAAGATGCTAAACG TGGGACGGTCTCAGGACGCCCAGACTACAACCCAGCCAGGCCCAACTACCATCCTGTGGACCACGCCAGCTGGACACGGGACCAGAA GGTGCCGTACCTGGCTGTGGCCCGCACCTTTGAGAAGATCGAGGAGGACTCCGGCAG GTTGCGCAACATCGAGACTCTGTCGAACCTGTTTCgctcagtgctgctgctctctccaG ATGACCTGCTGAGTTGCGTGTACCTGTGTTTGAATCAGCTCGGTCCAGCATACCAGGGGATGGAGCTGGGCGTTGGAGAGACGGTGCTGATGAAAGCTGTTGCTCAAGCAACAG GGCGACAGTTGGACAAAATCAAGGCAGAAGCTCAGGAGAGAGGAGATCTGGGCCTCGTGGCTGAGAGTTCCCGTAGCAACCAAAGAATGATGTTCCAGCCGGCCAGTCTGACAGTCGGGGGCGTGTTTAGGAAATTAAAGGAAATTGCCAGCATGACTGGAAACTCG GCAATGAATAAGAAAATCGACATCATCAAAGGGCTCTTTGTGGCGTGCCGCTTCTCTGAGGCTCGCTACATCGTCAG GTCACTGGCTGGCAAGCTCCGGATCGGCCTGGCAGAACAGAGCGTCCTGGCGGCTCTGAGCCAGGCTGTGTGCCTCACCCCCCCTGGACAAG gttttcctccagctgtgctgGATGCAGGGAAGGGAATGAGCCCTGAGAGCCGGCGCTCCTGGATGGAAGAGAAGAGCCTGATCCTCAAACAGACTTACTG TGAGATGCCCAACTATGATGTCCTCATCCCAGTTCTCCTGAAAGAGGGCATCGACCAGCTGCCCAACCACTGCAAGCTAACTCCAG GTGTTCCGCTCAGACCCATGTTGGCTCACCCCACCAAAGGAGTTGGAGAGGTGATGAAGAAGTTTGATGAGGCAGTCTTCACCTGCGAGTACAAATATGATGGAGAgcgtgcacag ATTCACATTTTGGAAACCGGCGAGGTTCGAATTTTCAGCCGGAACCAGGAAGACAACACCAGCAAATATCCTGATATCGTCTCTCGCGTGGCCAAG GTGAAGAAGGACTTTGTGGTGTCTTGTGTCCTGGATTCAGAGGCAGTGGCCTGGGATCATGAGAAGCAGCAAATCCAGCCCTTCCAGGTTCTCACGACCCGTAAGAGAAAG GACGTGGACGCCTCAGAGATCAgagttcaagtgtgtgtgtatgcgtttGACCTGCTCTACCTCAACGGGGAG actccTGTGAGGGCCTGA